One Rosa chinensis cultivar Old Blush chromosome 5, RchiOBHm-V2, whole genome shotgun sequence genomic region harbors:
- the LOC112164509 gene encoding uncharacterized protein LOC112164509 isoform X1: MTAIVQISINSLAFRLSSLQNDTYNKPIKYCSLPRTKIASLKLNRFKLRAFWEGGSISGDGILVKDEGWNRQKKREVVVRFNQGFGFNGGGGGKDDGTTARVLGNIAVAIGLTYLSFTGQLGWLLDAIVSIWLIAFLVPIVGLGAFLWWAGRDMVQDSCPNCGNDFQIFKSTLNDGMQQCPYCSQPFSDIVLISVVDNKFVMDPVNFSNRSTTFGQAFNDYTRSKTGKKDSSTAVVDVEAEVTDVD; this comes from the exons ATGACAGCCATTGTTCAAATCTCCATCAATTCCTTAGCTTTCAGGTTGAGCAGTTTGCAAAATGACACATACAACAAACCCATCAAGTATTGCTCTCTACCCAGAACAAAGATTGCTTCTTTGAAGCTCAACAGGTTCAAGTTGAGGGCTTTTTGGGAGGGAGGGTCTATCAGTGGAGATGGAATTTTGGTGAAAGATGAGGGGTGGAATAGGCAGAAGAAAAGAGAGGTTGTGGTGAGGTTTAATCAGGGGTTTGGGTTTAATGGTGGAGGTGGTGGGAAAGATGATGGAACTACTGCTAGGGTGTTGGGTAATATAGCTGTGGCTATTGGGTTGACTTATCTTTCATTTACTGGGCAGCTTGGTTGGCTTTTGGATGCTATTGTTTCCATTTGG CTCATAGCATTTCTTGTGCCAATTGTTGGTTTGGGTGCTTTTCTGTGGTGGGCAGGACGGGATATGGTTCAAGACAGT TGCCCAAACTGCGGAaatgattttcagattttcaa ATCTACTTTAAATGATGGTATGCAGCAGTGCCCCTACTGTAGTCAGCCATTCTCTG AcattgttttaatttcagtggTGGACAACAAGTTTGTAATGGACCCAGTGAATTTCTCTAATCGATCTACAACATTTGGCCAGGCATTTAATGACTACACACGTTCAAAAAcag GGAAGAAGGATTCTTCTACGGCAGTTGTTGATGTTGAAGCAGAAGTAACGGATGTTGACTGA
- the LOC112164509 gene encoding uncharacterized protein LOC112164509 isoform X2, producing MTAIVQISINSLAFRLSSLQNDTYNKPIKYCSLPRTKIASLKLNRFKLRAFWEGGSISGDGILVKDEGWNRQKKREVVVRFNQGFGFNGGGGGKDDGTTARVLGNIAVAIGLTYLSFTGQLGWLLDAIVSIWLIAFLVPIVGLGAFLWWAGRDMVQDSCPNCGNDFQIFKSTLNDGMQQCPYCSQPFSVVDNKFVMDPVNFSNRSTTFGQAFNDYTRSKTGKKDSSTAVVDVEAEVTDVD from the exons ATGACAGCCATTGTTCAAATCTCCATCAATTCCTTAGCTTTCAGGTTGAGCAGTTTGCAAAATGACACATACAACAAACCCATCAAGTATTGCTCTCTACCCAGAACAAAGATTGCTTCTTTGAAGCTCAACAGGTTCAAGTTGAGGGCTTTTTGGGAGGGAGGGTCTATCAGTGGAGATGGAATTTTGGTGAAAGATGAGGGGTGGAATAGGCAGAAGAAAAGAGAGGTTGTGGTGAGGTTTAATCAGGGGTTTGGGTTTAATGGTGGAGGTGGTGGGAAAGATGATGGAACTACTGCTAGGGTGTTGGGTAATATAGCTGTGGCTATTGGGTTGACTTATCTTTCATTTACTGGGCAGCTTGGTTGGCTTTTGGATGCTATTGTTTCCATTTGG CTCATAGCATTTCTTGTGCCAATTGTTGGTTTGGGTGCTTTTCTGTGGTGGGCAGGACGGGATATGGTTCAAGACAGT TGCCCAAACTGCGGAaatgattttcagattttcaa ATCTACTTTAAATGATGGTATGCAGCAGTGCCCCTACTGTAGTCAGCCATTCTCTG tggTGGACAACAAGTTTGTAATGGACCCAGTGAATTTCTCTAATCGATCTACAACATTTGGCCAGGCATTTAATGACTACACACGTTCAAAAAcag GGAAGAAGGATTCTTCTACGGCAGTTGTTGATGTTGAAGCAGAAGTAACGGATGTTGACTGA
- the LOC112203582 gene encoding uncharacterized protein LOC112203582, whose product MTEAIDHLAAVLTPSDSTVVSLGAAGAAAFQEGYFLLGRLLAPKAKLPGFKGTIPTIWHIRSGLTIQDTGELFVFQFESASMRTRIMHGGPWFYRNTMLVVGEYDGLGPVESVPLNLMEAWVFVKGLPIALRNKVALSMVGSSIGHVVRFDLNALKSKEEEQRIKIVFYVRRRIRTWMIFEFSSVVKLELVLIYEKVKGFCPECGLFLHDALGCDKTLVKEKEAIKAKPLAAAMAGLSLSSEA is encoded by the coding sequence ATGACAGAAGCGATTGATCATCTTGCTGCTGTACTGACACCATCTGATTCGACGGTAGTCTCGTTGGGGGCTGCGGGGGCAGCGGCTTTTCAAGAAGGTTATTTTCTACTTGGCCGGTTGTTGGCGCCGAAGGCAAAGCTACCAGGTTTTAAAGGCACTATCCCTACCATCTGGCACATTCGATCCGGCCTCACTATCCAAGACACAGGTGAGCTCTTCGTGTTCCAGTTTGAGAGCGCTTCTATGCGTACCAGGATTATGCATGGGGGGCCATGGTTTTACCGTAATACAATGCTTGTGGTGGGCGAGTATGATGGCCTGGGTCCTGTGGAATCAGTACCGCTGAATCTAATGGAAGCCTGGGTGTTTGTGAAAGGATTGCCTATTGCGCTGAGGAATAAAGTGGCTTTATCCATGGTGGGCTCTTCTATAGGGCATGTCGTGCGGTTTGATCTGAATGCGCTGAAGAGTAAGGAAGAGGAGCAGCGCATCAAGATTGTTTTTTATGTCCGTCGTCGAATTCGCACCTGGATGATTTTTGAATTCTCATCTGTTGTGAAACTGGAGTTGGTGCTTATCTATGAAAAGGTGAAGGGTTTCTGTCCTGAGTGCGGTTTGTTCCTTCACGACGCTCTAGGGTGTGACAAAACATTGGTCAAGGAGAAGGAGGCGATCAAAGCTAAACCTCTGGCAGCCGCCATGGCTGGTCTGTCTCTTAGTTCGGAGGCATAG